The segment AAATTGGGTATAGTCATTTAATAAATACACTGGAAATTCCAGCTTATCACATCAAACACAAAATGTGCAACATTCGTGCAGTTTATAACATGACCGTACAGAGAAGTGTGATTACAAGTCTGTGAGCACTAATACAAATGTAGCCACTACACATAAGCCCTGCGCCTTCCTAAGGCACATGACATGATATTTCGCCCACTACCCCTGAGCCCAGTACGTTTAAGTTTACAAACAGCTACTACAAAACAAATAagctaaaataaacaaacaaacagccatgAGGGAGCTATGGAGAGCGCTTGCTTTTAGCTGTTCTGCACCTATCTGCAGCAGTAACAGGTCTGCTTGGATGAGTCAGTCAACCTACATATATGCCCATGTTAAAGTCCACCAAGGTTGCTCTCGAGTAAACTGTCCCACCTTTTGTTCGATTATCTTTCAGTATACTAGATATGTGTGCACGGCACAGTCTGAATCAAGTAAAATCTAATGCCTTGGAAGAGGTCAGAATACTGTACTCAATGTACTATATAAAAAGGCTGCCGTGTACAGCTGCTGCTACAGTATACTGTAAATATCAAGAGGAGACACAAGTCGGTGGCACTTGTTGGTGTTTGAGACAATCTTAATAACATCTGCCACATTTTTCTGGCAAAAGATTTAATTTTAGCTGTGAGTCATCCTTGGTGCCCTTTCGTGCTACTCGTAATACTAAGGCTTGAAAAAATGTACTCCTTCAAAATGGAGATATAAAGCTAATACCATTAACATTCGTTTTCAAAGTACACacgaaataaatataaaataaatacttgcATAAATATGTAGAACATGAATATCTTGAAATGTTGACAAAGCAGTAGCAATATCGTGATGGGCATTTCAGGAGACGCAGTAAATGCAGTGCCTTTGGGAGGACATGAGAAAGGTATTGAGCAAAGGGTGTGCTcggtcactttttttttttttttttttttttttaacccaacTTGCTTTAGATATGCTCAAGGTCCATCTGACAGATGAATGACTACTAACCTTAGTTAAAACATCATAACTTCTCCAGGTAAACATGCTGTCATACAAAACAAGATGTTCACTGACCCAATACAAGGCCACCCGCTGATATGTGACATACTGTAGTGACATGATTCTTACTCCTTTGGAGATATGGGCctcaaacatttctcatttaAAATCTCATTTAATAATTAGAAGAGGAAATATCTTACACTGTGATTGTGTATTATACACTTGTCTTTAAATTTACTCCATTATCATTATGTGCCATTTAGATATGGAACCACTTAGAAATGGACAATTATAAAAACTTTGCCCAATAGATTGTGAATTTGTCTTAAGTAAGGCTAATCATAGTTCCCTCAGAAGTACAGTAAATGGATTGCTATGGAGTACTAGCTCTGCAATAAGATAATGATACGACCCAAAGGAGGGTTTGCGGTTACCGTTGCAAGAAAAAGTTTCTGAGCCCTCTGGACTTTAGCATTACATGATGTTCTCCTTACATGACCTAAATTGCAATAATACACAAACAGTCTGATGTATAGTATAGGACAGGTAATTGTTGAGGTTTTAGAAACTTTTTCTCACAGTGGTGTGCGTAAACATGACATTATTACGGTATATGATTATGCCATGTAGGTCCTCAAAGTCCAAGTTCAAAGCCTATTTCTAATGACTTTTATGAGATAATAGTATGTGTATAGTGAAGATATAGGCATTTTCCAGACCCCTATTCAGGTGTCCTGGTCCTTTGTGTAAAAACCTTGGCCCCTGTCATCACCCACAGTCCATGGTTCTGAGGCCTTGGAAAAAGACCTAAGGTACGAGATTGTGGAGCTCTGCATCATCCAGCTCATTGACTTCAACAATGTAGTCAAGGTGCTGAAGGTACCGCTCCACATCCCGCATAAAGTGAGGAATTCTGGTCCTGCGGAGGACTGCCAGATGTCGGAGCCTATCTATATCCTCATAAGACACCTGTGaagacatttttaaaacatcagCAACCAAATCAAAGCCAGCATGGAAACATCAGAATACTGTAATTCATAGAGGGCCTGACCTTGCCAAGAGAGGTCAACATCTTGAAGTCAATGTTTCTTCTGTGTCGCAAAATCCTGAGGATTCCATCAAGATATACCTGATCCTTACTGAAGCAGCCTGTCCAAAGCAAAAGCACTTGGTAAGACTTTCATTGACAGTTCATCTTGGGAAAACCATTTGTTAAGGCTTGGTTAGTTTAAAAAAGATGTCGTTCAATTTCTACAACCACTTATGGTATATTCACTAAATCACACGCGGCTTATTTGCAAATTAACTGAATGTTTACCTAACGTATGTTATGTATACAGACCTGGTTCGGAGGTATCTGTTTGGCCTCTCTTGGCACGAAGGCAGTACTCCCAGCGCACTGCGGGGTTCTGGACAAAGCGGGCTATGTGGCTGAAGAGCTGACTGAAGCTCATGTTGGCAGCGTGGTAAACCGTGTAGTAGAGCAGAGCGGCACGCCACAGGTAGGGCTGTTTCCGTAGCAACACGCTGTGTAAACTGGCAAGGCCCTCCTCGGTGGGGTTGGCGGGCTTCAGGCCAAACTGCTTCCTGCCCACGGCAGTACTCCAAGGCTGGAGATTGTTGTTCACTCCTCGCAGGTAGTGAGTACCTAACGAAGATAATCCATATCACACCCAGCATAAATAAGACCTAGAAGTGAGCACACCTGAACAACTAGAAAAGACTGTTAAGGCTCTGAGTGGCACAAAAGACCTAAGGATATATACTTAAAAAGATTAACTGCAATAACTTTTGTTAAATTGGTGGAAGGATTAAGCAGATTAAGAGGGTTAATACTCTAAAATACCTCGTCTAGGAAGTATTCATATGGATTGAGATTTATATGTAGAGAATTTCACACTGGGTATTACTATGTAGTTGAGATTTATATTTAAAGACTTTCACACTGGGTATTACTATGTAATTGAACTCTACTACATTCCCTCCTTAGCTGGATCCTGAGCAAATGTAAGTCTGAAATTGGCACATTTTTTctgaaaatatttaaatgacCGAAATGTATTATAAACTAACATCGTTCTTTTGATTCCCAATCCTCCAAACTGGGTGGGTTCTACCATGTCCATGAAGACGACCACAGTACATTTCTAGTGACATCCGACATACTTTTCTTGCAGTACTGACCTATTCTTGACCAGTATGACCATGTTTGTGCTGGCATGGCAGTGGCCAAAGACCTTTTGAGTTAAACCCTGCTGTAGATGAATAATCACACTCTGACTACTGACATTGAGTCATTATTAATCATCGGCTATAGCATACCAATCTCATGCCTCAGCATCCCTTCCAGCCAGTGCTGACGAGCTCCCTGCAGGTTGATGGTCAATGTAGGCCGACACTTCTCCACCATCATCACTGCTTGGGAGAGTAGCTCATCAGAGAGGCACACCACTACCTATAGGCAGACAGAACACATAAGGTCACAGGGGAACACTAAAGAAAAACTCTAAAGAAGCaaatttaaacaaaaacaagcaccCACCTCACCCACACAGCCCTCCTTTTGCAAGTATTTTCGTGCTGCTGCCCACACGCGGCTTTTAGGGAGAACACTTCCCCCTGTGACTTCTTCAAAATTTTCATAAGTGTCAAACTTCCTCAGAACACATTCCATGATGCCTACAGCCTGCAATGAAAGTTGACAGTTGAGGACAAATTCATCGCTGAGGGGAACTCATTGCTGTCTATGAACATTAGCATTGTTTATCCTCAAACAAGGCCAACAGCACAAGTTTTTGGTTCTCTCCTGTTCAGCTCTTATTGTTactgttgttatcactgttgtTATCATACTGATATTTGATGCGACATACCTGGGAAAGGAAATGACCAGAACCTTCCTTGTACTTCTCCAGGACGCTCACTGGCTCTGGTGAAACATACCTAAACTGGGGCTCATACTGGTAGCCTGACTCAAAAAAAGTCTGCCGCTCGTGCTCCAGGTTGATCGGTCGCAGTGCAATCAGTAAGCAGGGGACTCTGGGTGAGATGGGTGAGGGCATCGGTTTGAGGCTGCCCAGCCTGGCAATGTGAGGCAGGGAGGTGGCTGCACGAATGCGTCCCAAGCTGGGCCTCGGGGTCACGCTGGTGTTCATGGTGCAAGTGCTTTCACTGCGGCGCATCCAGCCTTCTGGTCCCAGGCTAGGGCTTGTAAGGCTGCGCATAGGTGGGGAGGGTGCTCCACTCCGCCATGGCGGCTGCAGAATCTTCCTGTCCGTGGACTGGCTGGTCCTCAGGCGTTGTGGGGTGATATCCAGACTAAGGGGCCTCCGCCCACTAGCTCTCCtacctgttgcctgtgtgtcctCCGCTGTGCCTCGGCGCACCACAGTCTCCCCCCCACCAGCCTTACGGACTGCTTCCACAGAGCTGCCTGCACTGGAGCGAGCCTTAGGCTGCAGTCCATTGTGGGAGAGACGGTCCTTCTGGCTGATGCTGCTGGTTCTAGCTCTGGTTCTAACAGGTTTGGCTCTGTCAAGCTGGTCATCTGGATTTATCCCATCGGTGCTGTTGCTAACGGCACCCACCCCTTCTGTCTGCTCCATGCAATTATCCCCCAAGTCCAGCACCATTGCAACAACAGCTCATTCAGTGAATGCTGCACATCTGCAAAGAGGTTTTTTTGCATTAGTCCATCGGTTTGTCTCTAAAACAGCATAGGTCTGCCACATTATTTGTTTCTGCAGTGAATCAATTAATACTGAAATATTAACAGGACGGTCTGTTAATCAGATCAAGAGATCATCAACCAAATATgtatcaacaaaacaaaacatgtaaaTATGTTGCTGTGCAGCACAGCTTTCTCTAGCATACTAGTTAATTAAACTCATCATTCAGTTTACCTTTAGCCATGTCAACGTGACATTAGACGGTTGTCGACACTATATCTGAGAATATGACTGCATGTAGCCGAACACACATAGTTGCATTTAAGGACCACTATGCAATATTGTGGGCCAAACATATTGTattacacatgcaaacaagccTAAACAAGCAACAACCTAAGACATCAGGATGTTTATCTAGGCGGTTAATATGAAAAGGGCGAGGTAAGCAATGCAGAATTTCTAACAGCCAGTCGAACAGCTAGCCTGCAACGCAGTCTGAGTAGGTATGCTACATTCATACGAATTTTCCTCATGGAAGTTACAATTTCGATTACATAGGCCAGGGGATTACTGACATTAGTTTGAGATTTTGACGAACAATGGGAAACGTGTCCTCGTGTGAAGGCTCCTGTCCAATCAACAAATGGAGTAGCCTATATTTGTCCCCAATGTTCCCCGTATACGAAGTGAGTATCAGACTGTAAAAATAACCAAAATGGACTGGACTCGCTGTTTATAACGCCTATATTTAAAAGCAGTTACTTACTATGCAGCGTTCTCGGGAATGATCAACTCGGTATGCATTTTCATTCATAGTGTCCCATTACTATTGCCTGGTCTGCTGTACAAATGGTGGTTATACTTCCGGTGGATATATCCGCTGAATATTTGGCAGCTAACGGTACATTTACGGTAGGCGTCTGTGGAAGGCGGTAGGCTATCCAAATACGGTGTTGGAAAGTGACGCGTTGGCCCGGCGCAGCTAAATGACCTATTGCGCAGAGACGTTTGTTGCGTGAGCACGCACAATTTCACCGACACACAGACCATAAAGACCTGATTCATCTTTTCAAAGAAATTTGCCGACGGCCCCGTTTTATTTTTAGAGTACTTTAATACATCTTAACCATATTTTGTCCGAGTGAACAGAGGAGTACAAGAAAAGAGTTGAAAAGCCAATCGTGATTCTGTTACTGGCATTGTGAGTCTACAGATGATGAATAAAGGCAGGGAgcctgttgatgttttcatctATGATTTCATCACATGATTCCATTACTCGTCACAGAGCTTGTGACAGAATTAGAATGAAATAGAATCTGCTGAAATAGACAGCTATCAGGGGAAAGTGTTAAAAtccactcatctctcctcctcttctggtaaaaaaagatgacattaaatcTCTAAATGGTTTTGCATCTCTCTTTTGAAAATATAAGCATTGAGGTGTTGCGAAACGATTTGCATTATAATAAAGGTGTAAATCTTAAAGTACACAGCACAATACCGGTATACAATGCTGTACTTTGAAGGGAAGTGCTGTCCTGCAGATGTATGATTTTACAGAAGCTGCTAAAAGGCATTTCAAGTTCAGAAGTCTGACCAAAGCAACAAATCAACAGAATCTAACAGATTTTTATTGGTTGCTATATATCTATTattgttaaaatattttgtcattaaatattatattaaatGAAGACCACAAAATAtcaaacaaaatatttttacaTCATTGATGAGACATATAAAGCACTTCCAACCAAAAATACAAATTATTTACACACATAAGCAAAACATCCATCTTTCAAACCTCTACTTAAGTGAATGTCAATGAGCACtaattcaaaacacacaaacaaggttgGAATAACAGGTGCATCCACATTCGCTATCTTTATGTTCACCATTGCGTCATCCTTTTCACACCACACATTTGTTTATAGTTGAGGGAGGGGTGATGGTGGAAGTCGCTAGATGTCAAGTGTTTTAAAAGCCAAAAGTGTTTTCGCCGCTGTAAGCCACATATAAAAAACCATCttcatctttctccttctcataCAGCTGTCCCATTGTTATgctgaaagaaaacacaacatattATCAAATTATATCATAAGGAGTAGTGACCATGCATATTAATGCATACAGTTTTACGAAgggtttattaaaaaaaatcacaatttcCCATCAAAGGGAACAGAACTGTTATTTGGGTGTAAACGGAGGTCTGACCTAGACTGAGGCACAGTCTTGTCAACAAAGAGGAAGATGGCCTTTTCTGAGGGCAGCTGGATACGTTTTCGAATGATCCACATAAACTGAGCCACCGTAATGTCCGAGGGAACCAGGTACTTCCGTTTATCAATATCCACTATTTGTGATCCTGAGACTTTCTCCACTATTACCTGAAAAACAGTTAAGGggtgtttaacacacacactgatggaggagagaccAGAACAAATCATCCTACTAGTCTACTAGGATATACTCACTGGAACCCTATCAGGGTATTTGTTACGGATTTTGGCTGACTCTACACATCGATGTTctgttgagagacagagaggaatgaCATCATAAAGAGACAAGCAGGGGTCCCGTGAAAAACACACCACTCTACACACACCACTTAACTTAAAAGGAATTTGCAAAATGACTATAACGAGAAAATAACTTGAAAGTATGAAGCTGTCAGAATAGTCCTCTGAAAAGTCGTTGGTTTGGTTGTTGGTTTGAATTGATGAACCAACACCATAGAGTGGCATACCTCTTCTTCTGCAGCTCAGTGACAGTAGCCCACTACATAAACAGATTAGTCTGAGTCCAAATTAAGTTTGTTGTCGTATAGTGTGATATGGCCTATGTTGTTGCCAACACATGATGACTCTGCGTTTTCAAAAGCTGTCAAACTGCATGTGATTCTTTATGATCCTGCGCAATACAGTTGTATGCCTCACTTGAGGACTAACCTCAAAATAGAACGCGCATCAACAAAATCGGAATATGTTGACATTCTAAAATCGAGGGCAACCTAGTCTAATCATAGTGCATATGgctgtcatttttatttttaatatttcaaTCTCTTATGTTAAATCGATGTAAAAACTATACTCGACTGGCATTTTAATTATATCACACCGTGGTGTGATAACCTAAAGGCTGCGAAACGGAGTGCTATAACAAGCAAATAAGTTGTACACTGATTTAGGCTATCAGAGTTACGGGCTACACAATAACAACCGGGCAACTTTTGACAGGGTATTTTGTAAATAGCTGGCAAGACTGCTATTTTATTGATGTTGCATTTGTTATACTTCTTTCCGAGGTTACATCGATAGGGTCCACGAATGGGAACATTATTTGCACACGGTGCGACTAATATTTACACGCCATGTAAAATGATAATGTCCTAACTCACAACAGGCTCTTTGGCCAACACTATCACCGGTTGTATGTTATAGTTAGCCAGAGTTCACGGTGGCAGATTCCACAAGCAGCTGTCCTGTCAAGGTCTAGAAGCCCACTCGTAAACAGCTTTGTCGATCCCAAATTATGATTTTGTTTTAGCTTCTTAACATATATTTCAGAAATGTGTCTGAACAATCATCTACAGTTACTGTAGAGCTCACCAAGAGAATGGTCCTCTTTAAACATCCATTTCATTTTCGCTGCTTTCCTTCTATAACCGGATATTCAGATAAAATTGAAGTGCCCGTAGGCGTAAATAAGAGCTAGTAATATCACTTCACTCGATACAAACTAAGAACGTCGACATAAACAAGGTAGAAAAACAGGCCTCCTTAGCACAGTTCAACCCAGAAAGTAACGTCACAAAAGGACCATACCATTCTCCGCCCCGAGGTAGGAGGGTGTCTGTTCAGACGCATTACGTCAATCTTGCTGATTTCAAACCTTGAAACCTACGTGGTGGTGAAATGTAAGCAATGAAACCAAGTCTTAAAATGTAGTTTTTGTTTATTATTCGTTATCcgaacagttcatatatttatGAAAAACAAGTCAACACCGTCGACAAGAGGTCGTTTGCATAGGCCTGCTCAACAATCATGACCTGTAACCCGTATCCTAAAAGCATAGTGTGTCAGGAACAGTGTTATGATGTGTTCATTTTAGGCTAAAGTTTAACAGTTATAAAAGGTGTTCAAATAATGAATATATATTAAAAGCTTGTTCTTTAACTAATGAGAAATTGTAGCTGAAACCACTGGGAATAGGTCTAAAATATAAATAGACTAATAGACTaataatgacatttaaaaaaataataatgaaatacaaaacacacacatacaggtgtgtgaggaaGAATACTCTATTTCATACTTTCATGTTATCAAATCCTGTGTCGGTTCTCCACCTGATATCTTTAGCAGGTTATTATGGAATTATGATGTCTGAACATCTGATACTGTTGTTGCAGTCTCATTCTCAGCTTTAGTCTGGttatgaggaggaagaggtttgCCCATGTGATGCCCTGTCGTGATGCCATAAGGGGCAGTGCTAAGCTTCTCCTTCACCTCAGGGGTCAGGCGAAACCCTCCTTGAAAGCTAAGATCAAAGAGTGCAGAGGATGCAAAGGACAGTGGTTTCTCTGCCCATATCCCCTTCAGCCTGGCTCTCCAAGCATCCAACAAGGCTATCCTTACTGCTGGGGGTGTATGTGCAATACTCCAAAAGATCTGAGGTTCAAGAACTTGAAATCCACAGAAGTGAAGGACTCCATTCTgcaagaaatagagaaagactCAATACTGTAATCTGGCAAGTATGAAGATTAGATTATATATTTTGCAACACAAAACAGCTGCTAATTCCAGGTCATAATGTCAGTAAGATATTTCTGATATACAGAAATTGTAATATTATTGTTACAGATATTATCCTTGATCACAATTTTGCTGTTGAAATGATTGTGGAAGCTTCAGTTTCTAACCATAACAATTACTTATGATCTTTATTGTCTTGCCTTTTTACTCAATGTCTGTCTACTCAAGTCACTGGTGGTGGTGAAATAACCATTGATGTGCTTTTACTTAATTATACTTCAATGGATTGCAGAGATGTCATAACACTTTGACACCATTGACGGATCCCAGGAATGGTGTGGAATGTTATTAATATCCTATTATTTCCTAAATGGTCATATTAAGTGATTTTGACGATCAACCTCATCTGTGGTATTTAAGGGGAAATGTCCATGACAATATGGAACTTGGATGAAATACTTACCTGCAATGGCCACAGTATTATGTTTATGTCCCCATTGATGCCATCAGACATGAACATAGACTCCATGGCTCCAGTGGTAAAAGACAGCACAGCCTTCTTGTCCTAAAAAAGCATGTTATCACATCAATCACATCAAAGTTCCTCGTTGGAATGAAAGAATGCACTTTCCTAAGGAACACAGTCAAGTGATTTAAGTGATTAAAGATACATTTTTATGAATAAATGCAAATGCGGATTCATGTATAGTGTCCTGCTGCCCTCCTTGGCTAAAATACTTGAAATATCTACAACACGTTTCAACACGTACCTTAAAAATGCCATTGTCATACATGTTTTGGAGTGAAAAGGCAAATCCTTGTGATAAAACTCTGTCAATCCAGCCTTTCATGATGGCAGGGACACTGAACCAGTACAGaggaaactgaaaaaaaaatgtagttagataggtgggggaaaaaacaagacCTTACTATacagtgttgtctgtgtgttagctgtatgcgagtgcgtgtgtgagagagagataaagagagagatgaatgatagagtaccagcatgtgtgtgggagagaaagacccTGTTTCTTTCCGATGCCAATATATACAcccgagatagagagagagagagagcgagagcagtaACCCCAAACCTGAAAGATGATCAACTCCGCCTCCTCCACCTTGCGCTGCTCTTCTGTAATTTCCTTGGTGAGTCGGCCCTCCTGCCAAGCAGCCATTGTTTCATCTCCATACTGGAAGTTCTCTGGATTCTTCAGATCACCTGGTCATGGCTCAGTATCAGGCTAGTGTACATCTTAACAAAGGCTCAAAATTCTGCCATATCATCTCAACACTTCTTCTTTGATTGGAGCAAATGATGGTCTAAAGAGGTCTAAGTATGTAAAAACAAATGTGCGTTTGTCAATCAATACATACATCTAGCTGATGGAGTAATGGATTAAAAGGCGGTATACCTGTGATATCCTTTGCAGTTGCAGAGGCTTCGAAGTCCATTGCATAGAGGTCTGAGACAAGTACTTTGCAGCCCTGTTCCTTTAGTGCCTCCACAGCGACTTTATGAGCAGCAGAGTTAAATGAAGTGGGGCTCTGATGCGCATAAACTATCAACACAGTCTTAGCTGTGATGCACAGGAACAGTGTTGGTAAGGCACACCGGAAAGAAAAAAGTGAATAAATTAAACCAAGGTAAAGACTTGTCTGATGAAATGCCATTGCAACTGTAACTATGTCAATATTTTTGCACTATTTTGATAGACATTGTTAGTATGATCTAAAAACATATGCATGGAAAAAATATGCATAGGGTTTATGCTCCCCAACCCGAAGTATCCAAAGTCGTTAAAACGgccaaacagcaacaacagaaaGATAATCTTACAATGAATCCTTAATTGACAAATACTGTTGATATAAATCACTTCATCAGCTATAAACTAGTATCAGAAAGTAAGTGGACTATGAACTATAAAGACATAGCACAAAGACATAAAGCATGGAAGTGCCTTTGGGTATGATTAAGGATTATTAATGCAATATCAGTTGAACTGTTAAAGTCAAATCCGATCTTATGTTAAAAATTATTTGAATGCAGTTTTAAACCAGGTAGTAATAACCACAAAAAACAGGAAGACCCTTCTGTACTTAAGTCAGACTcacccattgtgtgtgttcctgaataAGCTACACTTTTCCTGGAATCCTGGCTGTACACTCGGAGAGAACGCCTGAGTGCTGTGGACACACCTCTTATACAACCCCTGTTGACTACTTGCATGAGAAGCATTGCAAGATTATATCTGATATAGAAAAACTTGAGGCCGCTGCATGTGACAATACACAGGACTAAACTCCGGCCATGAGACAGGTCCAACCACAACGGATGTTTTGACTCGGATGTTCCATTTTCAAAGGATTTGGGTGCAACTCAAAAACCATTCCCCGGTGAATAGTGCATTACCACTGATAGCATTCATGTGAAGTACAAAGCAAGTAGTTTGCAAATAGTTTGGTGGTGTGACATGATAAATGCATTCCATAGAGGGtgttattgattttattttgcCCTACACCCATAGCAGGATAAAGCCAGACAACTGCAGTATCTGTAGTGGTTCATTCCACACAAATCCTTTGACTGAACAAGCTTGGAATGTAACTCTGGGTGATCCTGATAAGAAGGAATGCCATCTATACACTTCTGTCATACTGGTCTAGAGTATGACTttggaggagaagagactgGTGAGAGTGTCAAGTAATCAGAACAACTTGGCAAACAATATTTCATGAACACGTCCCAATTGGTTCTTTGCCCTGCAAAACAGTCTGTCAGACCTGATGTCTCAAGCACGGAATATCTATGTCCCTGGATTTAAATGAGACATTTCTATAATCTTGTGGAAAATAGGAACATTTCTAtccaacagttttttttactgattcTGAAGCTTTAATTTAATCTATGATCtacaaacaaatgaaatgctGTTTACTGTGGTAtaattatttatatgtttaatttatttttctccCAGGAAAAAAGTCAGTTAACTGATCTGTCTACTGTGACTTTTCTTGAACTTTATATAACTGCTGAGACTTATAATCTATCTATGAAATTCAGAACATGGGTCACAGGAGGACTTTTATATGGGCATTTGATGACCTCTGCTGGTTTGTATATTTAATACCAGCAGGTGGCACCATAACATCTTATTTATCTCCCTTGTAGCCCTGTCGTCGGGGCGTTCTATTTACTAGGCCATGGGTCAAGTCAGCATGGTTTCAGTTTTCCTGACACCAGTATGTAGTTGTTGGCTGATGATTGTTTGGTCTTTGTCTGTCTTAGATATAGTGTAAACATCTTGCTGCTGTTCATAAATGCCAAGAATAGTGTTTTATATTTCTAGAATTTGGGATGTGGCTTTAATATTTGCTTTGTGTCTGTTGATATCAGTTGCGATGTTTTGATACAAATGGAAATTATTTCCTGGTTTAGGCAGGTGGTTctgtattttgtgattttgtCTCCAGACATGATTGTGAGgagcacaaaaaaacattgaaatacagaattacaaacaaacatgattTATTTTAAAGAGTTCTCTATAATTATACACCTTTACTGTTTATCATGACAGCAGTGAGTACACTCCACTG is part of the Clupea harengus chromosome 6, Ch_v2.0.2, whole genome shotgun sequence genome and harbors:
- the nqo1 gene encoding NAD(P)H dehydrogenase [quinone] 1; the protein is MLLMQVVNRGCIRGVSTALRRSLRVYSQDSRKSVAYSGTHTMAKTVLIVYAHQSPTSFNSAAHKVAVEALKEQGCKVLVSDLYAMDFEASATAKDITGDLKNPENFQYGDETMAAWQEGRLTKEITEEQRKVEEAELIIFQFPLYWFSVPAIMKGWIDRVLSQGFAFSLQNMYDNGIFKDKKAVLSFTTGAMESMFMSDGINGDINIILWPLQNGVLHFCGFQVLEPQIFWSIAHTPPAVRIALLDAWRARLKGIWAEKPLSFASSALFDLSFQGGFRLTPEVKEKLSTAPYGITTGHHMGKPLPPHNQTKAENETATTVSDVQTS
- the LOC105892922 gene encoding gamma-aminobutyric acid receptor-associated protein-like 2, which encodes MKWMFKEDHSLEHRCVESAKIRNKYPDRVPVIVEKVSGSQIVDIDKRKYLVPSDITVAQFMWIIRKRIQLPSEKAIFLFVDKTVPQSSITMGQLYEKEKDEDGFLYVAYSGENTFGF
- the LOC105892921 gene encoding uncharacterized protein KIAA0895-like, whose translation is MVLDLGDNCMEQTEGVGAVSNSTDGINPDDQLDRAKPVRTRARTSSISQKDRLSHNGLQPKARSSAGSSVEAVRKAGGGETVVRRGTAEDTQATGRRASGRRPLSLDITPQRLRTSQSTDRKILQPPWRSGAPSPPMRSLTSPSLGPEGWMRRSESTCTMNTSVTPRPSLGRIRAATSLPHIARLGSLKPMPSPISPRVPCLLIALRPINLEHERQTFFESGYQYEPQFRYVSPEPVSVLEKYKEGSGHFLSQAVGIMECVLRKFDTYENFEEVTGGSVLPKSRVWAAARKYLQKEGCVGEVVVCLSDELLSQAVMMVEKCRPTLTINLQGARQHWLEGMLRHEIGTHYLRGVNNNLQPWSTAVGRKQFGLKPANPTEEGLASLHSVLLRKQPYLWRAALLYYTVYHAANMSFSQLFSHIARFVQNPAVRWEYCLRAKRGQTDTSEPGCFSKDQVYLDGILRILRHRRNIDFKMLTSLGKVSYEDIDRLRHLAVLRRTRIPHFMRDVERYLQHLDYIVEVNELDDAELHNLVP